A region from the Bubalus kerabau isolate K-KA32 ecotype Philippines breed swamp buffalo chromosome 23, PCC_UOA_SB_1v2, whole genome shotgun sequence genome encodes:
- the ZNF668 gene encoding zinc finger protein 668: MEVESPEDRSPAPGYKRSGRRYKCLSCTKTFPNAPRAARHAATHGPADCTEEMAEAKLKPETDPKAEDASGDKVSGAAAKPRPYACPLCPKAYKTAPELRSHGRSHTGEKPFPCPECGRRFMQPVCLRVHLASHAGELPFRCAHCPKAYGALSKLKIHQRGHTGERPYTCADCGKSFADPSVFRKHRRTHAGLRPYSCERCGKAYAELKDLRNHERSHTGERPFLCSECGKSFSRSSSLTCHQRIHAAQKPYRCPACGKGFTQLSSYQSHERTHSGEKPFLCPRCGRMFSDPSSFRRHQRAHEGVKPYRCEKCGKDFRQPADLAMHRRVHTGDRPFKCLQCDKTFVASWDLKRHALVHSGQRPFRCEECGRAFAERASLTKHSRVHSGERPFHCNACGKSFVVSSSLRKHERTHRSSEATGAPPQQELVVGLALPVSMAGEGPAAPASGAALGDPPAGLLGLPSESGGVMATQWQVVGMTVEHVECQDAGVGEAPGPLGAAGEVGGEEVDEKPPQFVCRECKETFSTLTLLRRHERLHPELRPFHCTQCGKSFSDRAGLRKHSRTHSSVRPYTCPHCPKAFLSASDLRKHERTHPVPIGTPTPLEPLVALLGMPEEGPA; this comes from the exons ATGGAGGTAGAGTCTCCGGAGGACCGGTCCCCAGCCCCGGGCTACAAGCGCTCTGGCCGCCGCTATAAGTGCCTGTCCTGTACCAAGACGTTTCCAAATGCACCCCGGGCAGCACGCCATGCTGCCACGCACGGGCCTGCAGACTGCACTGAGGAGATGGCCGAAGCGAAGCTGAAGCCAGAGACAGACCCCAAAGCGGAAGATGCCAGCGGGGACAAGGTGTCAGGTGCAGCGGCCAAGCCTCGGCCCTATGCTTGCCCGCTGTGCCCCAAGGCCTACAAAACAGCACCAGAGCTGCGCAGCCACGGGCGCAGCCACACGGGCGAGAAGCCCTTCCCTTGCCCCGAATGCGGCCGCCGCTTCATGCAACCGGTGTGCCTGCGCGTGCACCTGGCCTCGCACGCTGGCGAGCTGCCCTTCCGCTGTGCGCACTGCCCCAAGGCCTACGGCGCACTCTCCAAGCTAAAGATCCACCAGCGTGGTCACACGGGCGAGAGGCCCTACACCTGCGCCGACTGTGGCAAGAGCTTCGCTGACCCCTCGGTGTTCCGCAAACACCGGCGCACGCACGCAGGGCTGCGACCCTACAGCTGTGAGCGCTGTGGCAAGGCCTATGCCGAACTCAAGGACCTTCGCAACCATGAACG GTCCCACACCGGCGAGCGCCCCTTCCTCTGTTCAGAGTGCGGGAAGAGCTTCTCCCGCTCTTCCTCGCTGACTTGCCACCAGCGCATCCACGCGGCGCAGAAGCCCTACCGCTGTCCAGCCTGTGGCAAGGGGTTTACGCAGCTCAGTTCCTACCAGAGCCACGAGCGCACGCACTCGGGCGAGAAGCCCTTCCTGTGCCCGCGCTGTGGCCGCATGTTCTCCGACCCCTCAAGCTTCCGGCGCCACCAGCGGGCACACGAGGGCGTGAAGCCCTACCGCTGCGAGAAGTGCGGCAAGGACTTTCGGCAGCCGGCCGACCTGGCCATGCATCGGCGGGTGCACACGGGCGACCGACCGTTCAAGTGCCTGCAGTGTGACAAGACATTCGTGGCATCCTGGGACCTCAAGCGGCACGCGCTGGTGCACTCGGGCCAGCGGCCATTCCGCTGTGAGGAGTGCGGGCGAGCCTTCGCCGAGCGAGCCAGCCTTACTAAGCACAGCCGGGTGCACTCGGGTGAGCGCCCCTTCCACTGCAATGCCTGCGGAAAGTCCTTCGTGGTCTCATCCAGCCTAAGGAAGCACGAGCGGACCCATCGAAGCAGCGAGGCCACAGGGGCTCCCCCGCAACAGGAGCTGGTGGTGGGGCTGGCACTACCGGTCAGCATGGCTGGCGAGGGCCCAGCCGCCCCAGCATCAGGGGCGGCGCTCGGAGACCCTCCAGCTGGGCTGCTGGGGCTGCCCTCGGAATCGGGTGGTGTGATGGCTACCCAGTGGCAAGTGGTGGGCATGACGGTGGAGCACGTGGAGTGCCAAGATGCAGGGGTTGGTGAGGCTCCTGGTCCCTTGGGGGCGGCAGGTGAGGTGGGGGGTGAGGAGGTGGATGAGAAACCACCCCAGTTTGTGTGCCGGGAGTGCAAGGAGACGTTCTCCACGCTGACATTGCTGCGACGGCATGAGCGCTTACACCCAGAGCTCCGGCCCTTCCACTGTACCCAGTGCGGCAAGAGCTTCTCAGACCGGGCTGGGCTGCGCAAGCACAGCCGCACCCACAGCTCTGTGCGCCCCTACACCTGCCCCCACTGCCCCAAGGCCTTCTTGAGTGCCAGCGACCTGCGCAAGCATGAACGCACCCACCCTGTGCCCATTGGAACCCCCACGCCCCTCGAGCCCCTCGTGGCTTTACTAGGAATGCCTGAAGAGGGACCAGCCTGA